Genomic window (Nicotiana sylvestris chromosome 7, ASM39365v2, whole genome shotgun sequence):
GCGTTAATGGAGGTAAGTTTTGCAGCATTTTTGGACAGCTTTTACTGTAATTTCGGGCTGCTTTTTAATGGATTTTTCAGAGGAGGAAGATGGGTGACAAAGGGAGAATGTAGTGGCTGCCTTCTTCTTGGTATTCATCCGTGTGTGTGTTTTATGGAGGGGAAAGAGATTGTGAGTGGTGGACAAGTGGGGGACAAAGAGTGAGGAGCAAAGGGGAGTGGGGTAGAGACAAAGGAGAGTGGGATGGCGGATAGGTGTGGAGGACACGGGAATATGGGTATGGGAATGCGCGTGTGAAATAGGAACGGGAAGATGGGTGGGAAGTGAGGTATTTGTGAGATAAGTGGGAAAAAGAATTCAAATAtgatcaaaaattaggtgttcacaagggtagaaaattaaataattaataggTAGGCGTATATTTTCCTTGTCGACACCTGTAATATTAGTGTTAGTCTtgtacttttttatttttaaatttctattACTACAAGTTGTTCTTTCGCTTCGATTTTTTTGCTTTCTTTGAGACATTATTATCTGTTGCTACTGCTTCTTTTTTAATCTTTCCTTGAGCCTAATGTTAATCGAAAAGAACATTTCTACGTTCTCAAGGTAGGGATTAAACATATTTATACACTATTCTCCCCAGACCACACTTGCGAAAATTCAATGGATCTATTGTTGTGGTTGCATGCAACACACCATAACATACTTGTTTGGTTATTTATACCACATTGTCGTTTAGGGTGATACTTATTCCAGTACAAAATTTCACGATAAATACGGGCAGTTGAGCATTTTTCTAAAATAACTATTTTATGCATCTCTTTGGTCCGATTTGCACACTTAGCTAAACAGAAATTAGAAAGAGTTTAGTTTCAGTTAGTGTATAATCTATTGTATTATTTAAAAAGTAATTAGAGGTAACTAATACTCCCTCTATTTTAATATATTCGTCTGACTTTCCTTTTTAATCTATTTAAAAGGAATGACACCTCTTTATTTTTGGTAAGTTttaattcaaatatttttattttatcattaatGGCATATTTAATGTCACATGCAAGATTCAGAAGATATTTATCGTATGTTATACACACCATTAGTTTAATATCACAAGATTAAAAAGTCTTATTTATGTTCACAAGCTTCGTGACAAATCAAATTAAGATTCATAAAATGAAACGAGGAAGTAACAAATAATCTTCTTATTTCAATCACAAACTTCTTCTAAGATTCAATTAGAAAAGCTCGCCTTATTTCAACATTTCTTAGGAAACAGATATGTCTTTCTTAATTTCATTCATATCAGAGTAACCAAAAACAAAGTTACTGTCTTATAAGGATCATAAGGGAAAAGACTTTAATTCAAAGCACCCGACCATAAATAGGAGAGGCAGAACAGAAACTTTAAGTTTATGAGTTTAAAATTTTCAGACATGACAACTTAACAGACTCAAGATAGATTATTTATACATATTAAGTAAATTTAATCTAAATACATAGTCTGCCAAATCCGTAATTAATACTCTAGCTCCGTCCCTAAAGATAATGTCAAAGCTTTCGCACAATGACAGGTGCACCATACTGAGGTTGAAGAACCAGAGCGGTCATGGTCGGGCCATGAGCATAGGAGGGAGAGAGTTCAAACGAGTAATTCTGTAAGATTTTAGCCAAAACAAGTTTGACTTGAATCATAGCGAAATTCATTCCAAGGCAAATACGAGAACCCCAACCAaagggaaaatacatcaaatCTTTGGCTGCTTTTGATACTCCTTCTGAGAATCTTTCTGGATTGAAAATAAGAGCATCTTCTCCCCATTGCTCAGTGTCGCGGTGGATTATTTGCAGAGGCACCAAAAGCTGTGCACCTGATGGAATTATATAGTCTCCAAGTTTTGTCTCTTCGTTTGTTTCTCTAACAAGAGAACCTGACGGATATAACCTCAGAACCTCGTGCAAGATCATAGTCACCTACATGTATTGTAGAATTAAGTAAATCAGATATAGACAGACCTCTCTATAATAATATCCTTATATAACAgacattcactataaaagtcaagttttacTCGGAACCGAGTTTTATGTTATGATATAATATATGTCATCTATAACAACATTTCACTATAGCAACAAAAAATATCTGAACAAATaaagttgttatagagaggtttgaccgTATATGTTTTAGCATGAAGAGGAGCCTTGGAGCAATAGTAAAGTTGTCTCCCTGTGACCAATAAGTCACGAGTTTGAGCCgtggaagcagccactaatgcttgcattaaggTAGGCTTACTATATCACACCCTTTCAGGTGTGGCCCTTCCTCGGACCCTGCGTAAACGCGGGATATCTTGTGCACCGaattgcctttttttttttttttttttttaacacttaAAAGTCTCTTTCGAGTTGAAGTTCCGATGCATTGACAATGTACAAAATATTTGCTCAATCGAGTAACTTGTAAAGTAAAGAGTTTAAGTTCTGTATATTAACGGGTGTAATATTTATACAATTAGGTACTTTAAGCAAGTCCATGTAAATTTCTTGTAAAAATTGTAACTTATCTAGTATTATAGGTTAAAATTTACCTATAGtattaaaaaatctttaaagtgTCAGCATATCTCCAAGATATATAAGCCTTAATTGGTAAATTGATAAAAAGGATAACTAACTTACTATCACATGTAATCTATACTGATAATGTAAAATAAATTTATATTGTTAGTATATAACTTAAATCAAAATAGTATATACCGACAAATCATAAGTGGAGACTCTTACAATTTTTAGCTGGTTCAGTTGATCAAACTTAGGTTCATCTTTTCCAATGATTTCAAGAACTTCATTCCTAGCTTTTTCTTGCCAATCTGGATGCATAGTCAAAACAATTGCAGTCCAAGTTAATAAAGTTGCAGTAGTCTCTTGACCCGCAAAATAGAAAGAGTTGCACTCTTCTATTACATCTTCTGTACTCATTCCCTTGTTCGAGTtcttattcccttgtttttcttCTTGATTAGATTTCATCAACAAGCCCAAGAGGTCCTCATTGTGTGCTTTTCCTGATTGTACCTCTTTCTCTCGCTTCTCTATTATCCTTTTTAGCGAACTACGGACTATGTTATAGATGTACAATCTTCTTCTATTAGTTTTTGTTGGCACAAACCTATTACATAAACAAGAGCCTCAGTAAAGACAGTGTGAAGAACGTTTATACTATCAGGTCACCGTTAGTATATGTCTTAATTTCAAGATTATAGATTTCATTTCGAAGTACCTTAACCAAGGGAAGACATTAATAGCAAGTTTTGCAGTGAAAACAAGTTCACACTGTTCCCTCAGAAGCGAAAATATTAACTTCCCTTCTTCAAAGTTACTACCAAAGGCTGCTTTTGATAGTATATCTCCGGTTAAACTATGAAATTCTTGTGAAATATCCAATTCGCAAGAACCCTTTGATTCAGTTAACTTGTCCCAACTGCTTATCATTTTTTCTGTACACTCTGTAAATGCCCCCAACATAAGCTGCATGCATTTGAAAGGCCAAAATGAAAATAAACCTCTGAACAAAAAATGACATAAAAGTAAGGTAACTACTTAATTGAAAAATACCTTTAATTTTTCCAAGTGGAAAGCTGGATTAAGAATTTTTCTGTGTTTAGCCCATTTTTCACCATCGTAAGTCCCCAATCCTGTTACAAATAGCTTGAGGAAAGCACTGATTTTTGGTTTTCTGAACCCACCCGATTTATTTGATAGTACTTCCCGTATTAGCTTTGGATCCATTATGGTCACTCGAGGTATCGGTCCTAGCCAAAATAAGAAAAGTTTCTCTGCAAATGACGGAAAAATTATACGGTGTAAATAGGTCAAATATTACTATTTACGTACCAATTAAAGTTTGAACACGGTCTTAAACATTTTCAGTAAAATTCCTGATTCGCCAATATTTTGTGCTACTAAAGAAAATCATGCAAATTAGTAAGAGTACTTACTGTAAGTGGTGGCGAGCTCATAGAACAAAGGATTTAGTCGATGGGTGTAGTCGTGATTCAAAGGCATGGGTTTAGATTTAGCTATTTTGTTCATTTCCATCATCTCCTTTAGATTTCCATAAAGAAATCTATATGGACGGCCATATACTCTTTGTTTTCGCAGCTCCTTTTCCACTGTTTTTGGCCGCCACCATATCAAATACAGCAATTTCAGGCACCAAAAGGAGAATGAAAGGCATATTGGTAGAGCAATTAAAACTGCAATACTCATGCTTTTTGCCTCTTAAGTTTGTAGTATTTCTTTGGTTCTTCTCTACAATATAAAGGAGCAGGGTATATCTAGTTAAAGGTTAGGACGGATTTTAAATCTTGATACTTCAGATCCTAAAACATTGTAAGACCTGTATATTTGTATTAGCATTTGTAAGGTTGCATagtgagaaaagaagaaataatCTAGTCCCTCCTTTTGATTGTATGTGACATTATATTACTTCATTATTAGTTCGTTTAGAAAAGAATTATAGTATctttttatatttagaaataCCTAATTTTAATTAACTTTTTCATCTTATCTTTAATGACATATTTTTATAGCCAAAGATTTATGTTTAAAATCACAAATTCCAAACTtgttgtttccaaaatttatgatttaaatattgttggcaatctgattatttatctagtatgttagaaagctttttcaaaaacttcagcataatgctgaagtttttacaaatgaactaaataactcttttgctgaagtttttgaaaaaagctttatgacaaatctaatgaatccaggataaaaaaaacttcagcttcttcagTGCTTAAATTTTTATCAAtcaactaaataacttcagcatcttctgctaaacttgttgaaaaagcttaatgacaaaactaatgaaactaggggaaaaaaaaacttcagcttatttagtgctgaagtttttataaatgaactaaataacttcagcatcttctgctgaagtttttgaaaacgcTTAATgaaaaactaatgaatccagaacAAAAAAAcctcagcaaatagagaacaaaacttcagcaactgtgcttaagttcaacaattacaaacaaaaacttcagctactatgcttaagttcagcaattacaaacaaaaacttcagcaaataaggaacaaaacttcagctgctatgcttaagttcagcaattacaaacaaaaacttcagcaaataaggaacaaaacttcagctactatgcttaagttcagcaattacaaacaaaaacttcagcaaataaggaacaaaacttcagctactatgcttaagttcagcaattacaaacaaaaacttcagcacacttggttcagaaatttttgctacttcaggctcgtctactagaatgttgaagttttgcgtgattgcttttgctacttcagccccgtatgctgaaattacgcgaaaaagtggatacgcttgtaattttttttgcaaagcgagcacaagttaaaacgtgatacaaaaagcgggtatagatgaaAATGCTCCCTTTTAACACATTTGGCTACTCGGCAAAAACTATCTATAATCCCTAGCCGAtaaacatatattatatataatagTATTAATTATGTATAATATATATCTGTCGACTATTCTTTTGGGTTGACGGCTATTAAATTAATTTCTCAATAAATTTCCTAAACTTTATATCTTGCACGTAAATGACTACTCGGAATTGTGTTAACTCCAAATTAAAGGCAACAGTTGTGTTTAATGTAGTGTAAGTTCGATAACACACTCGGAACTTCGCATTGCATGATTTTCAGTGATTACTTCTGGTCAAACATCGTAAGTATTAAGAAGTTGTTGGAAAAGAAGCAACTGATATTTCTTCACAGATTTTTAATGCTATAATAAATTTTTCAACCTAATTCGAACCATCACAGATTTTTAATGCTATAATAATAAATTTTTCAACCTAATTCGAACCAGTGAATGAGCATTAACTGTTGAGACAACCAAAGTATATTTATATAACAAGGAATCTGCGGGTAATCACCAAAGGATGTGGTGTAGTGGATGAGACTGTTGTTTCCTTAACCAAAACTCTCGGGTTCAAGCTCTGGATATGGAAAATCCTTAGTAGGGAGCGCTTACCCCCAATGAGGTCCTACACAgcgcgaatccggatatagtcgaACTCCAATGCAAGTACCGAACACCAAGTGACAAATCAAAAAAAAGGAATCTGCAGGTACGTGGGACCAAGGCTGCTTTTCATTTGTTTTCAGACCCAGAAAATTCGTGTATATTTTGTCGTCTTATAAATAATATAATTGTGTAAGCATCATTTATTTTACTTTGAAAATTCTGcttgatatttgaaaaatatgtACATCAATTTTGGAATTGTTTTAACATCCTTTATTTTCCCTTGGTGACTCAAACTCTACGTAAGAGTTGAAGGTGGAAGGTGTTGGATTAATAGCATATTTAGCTTAGCTTTTAAAAATCAGCTaattttcaaaagtgttttttttttaaatattttttttgtatgaaGCAGTTTATATTGAGCTAATTAATATGAAAAGTAATTTTAAGCAACAATTAGTATTTAATCAAGcatttaaaaagtatttctaaGTGAATTTTCTCAAAAGAGCttttcaaaaaagtattttttagagaaattacttttttctactttttcaaAATTGTTTCTGCTTCtacttaaaaataatttttttcttctaaaaacttggccaaacacttcaactttgaaataaaagcaattttgtggggaaaagaaaaatatttttggcctTGGAGAAGCTTGACCAAACGAGCTATAAGTTTGTCTagtttgttattatttttttcagaTTTAAAATCTTATTTTGAAAACATAAAAAAAGAATCTTTATTTTGAAAAACGTTTTGGGCTTGAAAAAGGCTGAATTTATTGGCTCATTAAGTCAAGGAGACTTCTGTTAAGCCCAAAAATGTAAATCCAATTGTTTCTCAAATGATATCAAAAGGGTTTTTTTTCGATACTAAATTATAAAGTTATTTACCTGAAATATCTGAAGTTTACTACTTTCTAAAATTGACTCACATCAATTTTCGAATCTGAAAGAAGTTTCCAGAATAAATCTTGTGACATGCCAAATATCCGTTGATATTAATAACTTCTGCAAACCGAAAAGAAAAACGAAGGTATTTACGAACATATACCTTTTTCAACTTTTATACAAATTTGATAcaaaatttaatatatataataacATAAatctttaaaataaattttatacaactaattatacaGTATAT
Coding sequences:
- the LOC104238207 gene encoding cytochrome P450 CYP72A616-like, which encodes MSIAVLIALPICLSFSFWCLKLLYLIWWRPKTVEKELRKQRVYGRPYRFLYGNLKEMMEMNKIAKSKPMPLNHDYTHRLNPLFYELATTYKKLFLFWLGPIPRVTIMDPKLIREVLSNKSGGFRKPKISAFLKLFVTGLGTYDGEKWAKHRKILNPAFHLEKLKLMLGAFTECTEKMISSWDKLTESKGSCELDISQEFHSLTGDILSKAAFGSNFEEGKLIFSLLREQCELVFTAKLAINVFPWLRFVPTKTNRRRLYIYNIVRSSLKRIIEKREKEVQSGKAHNEDLLGLLMKSNQEEKQGNKNSNKGMSTEDVIEECNSFYFAGQETTATLLTWTAIVLTMHPDWQEKARNEVLEIIGKDEPKFDQLNQLKIVTMILHEVLRLYPSGSLVRETNEETKLGDYIIPSGAQLLVPLQIIHRDTEQWGEDALIFNPERFSEGVSKAAKDLMYFPFGWGSRICLGMNFAMIQVKLVLAKILQNYSFELSPSYAHGPTMTALVLQPQYGAPVIVRKL